The Labilithrix sp. genome includes a window with the following:
- a CDS encoding sigma 54-dependent Fis family transcriptional regulator: MRRREEPTLAKRTNPLLGLMTEHATIAIGARVYGDDVVRIGSHPSNELVLDDATVSRFHCRLTRENGRWRLTDSGSLNGTRLDGVRVLVAEVEREATLTLGDTTLRLVPGKTHTSAPPPRDSFGALVGASPPMLRLFEIVERVAASDIDTLVLGESGTGKELVATEIIQRSARADGPLVVVDCGAISPSLVESELFGHVRGAFTGADREREGAFEAADGGTLFLDEIGELPLELQPKLLRALENREVRRVGQNRGKRVDVRVIAATNRDLEPEVNRGRFREDLYYRLAKLTVRIPPLRERLDDVPLLARAFLQALGRPRAIDDAVLADLARHDWPGNVRELRNHVERSLVLSDASLPHRSGTVRRYSPEEAATVPFKEAKEAAIAEFEKSYLEPLLTRTGGNFSKAARDAKMDRMYLHQLAQKHGLDPKRR, translated from the coding sequence ATGCGGCGCCGAGAGGAACCGACGCTCGCAAAGCGGACCAACCCGCTCCTCGGCCTCATGACCGAGCACGCGACGATCGCGATCGGCGCGCGCGTCTACGGCGACGACGTCGTGCGGATCGGTTCGCATCCCTCGAACGAGCTCGTGCTCGACGACGCGACGGTGTCGCGCTTCCACTGCCGGCTCACGCGCGAGAACGGTCGCTGGCGCCTCACCGACTCCGGCTCGCTCAACGGCACACGTCTCGACGGCGTGCGCGTGCTCGTCGCCGAGGTCGAGCGCGAGGCGACGCTCACGCTCGGCGACACGACACTGCGCCTCGTCCCCGGCAAGACGCACACGTCCGCGCCGCCGCCGCGCGACTCGTTCGGCGCGCTCGTCGGCGCGAGCCCGCCGATGCTCCGTCTCTTCGAGATCGTCGAGCGCGTCGCCGCGAGCGACATCGACACGCTCGTCCTCGGCGAGAGCGGCACCGGCAAGGAGCTCGTCGCGACGGAGATCATCCAGCGGAGCGCGCGCGCCGACGGCCCGCTCGTCGTCGTCGACTGCGGAGCGATCTCGCCTTCGCTCGTCGAGAGCGAGCTCTTCGGCCACGTGCGCGGCGCCTTCACCGGCGCCGACCGCGAGCGCGAGGGCGCCTTCGAAGCGGCCGACGGCGGCACGCTCTTCCTCGATGAGATCGGCGAGCTCCCGCTCGAGCTCCAGCCGAAGCTCCTCCGCGCGCTCGAGAACCGCGAGGTCCGGCGCGTGGGGCAGAACCGCGGCAAGCGCGTCGACGTCCGCGTCATCGCGGCGACGAACCGCGACCTCGAGCCGGAGGTGAACCGCGGCCGCTTCCGCGAGGACCTCTACTATCGCCTCGCGAAGCTCACCGTCCGCATCCCGCCGCTGCGCGAGCGCCTCGACGACGTCCCGCTCCTCGCGCGCGCGTTCCTCCAAGCGCTCGGCCGCCCGCGCGCGATCGACGACGCGGTCCTCGCCGACCTCGCGCGCCACGACTGGCCCGGCAACGTGCGCGAGCTCCGCAACCACGTCGAGCGCAGCCTGGTCCTCTCCGACGCGTCGCTCCCGCATCGCAGCGGCACGGTCCGCCGCTACTCGCCGGAGGAGGCGGCGACGGTCCCGTTCAAGGAGGCGAAGGAGGCGGCGATCGCGGAGTTCGAGAAGTCCTACCTCGAGCCGCTCCTCACCCGCACCGGCGGCAACTTCAGCAAGGCCGCCCGCGACGCAAAGATGGACCGCATGTACCTGCACCAGCTCGCGCAGAAGCACGGCCTCGACCCGAAGCGCCGCTGA
- a CDS encoding lipopolysaccharide biosynthesis protein: MTEATKEATANEDEQKRAGRGGLAMLAANVYFLVTGFVQQPLLQRAIGLADYGALARVLAVSNVFNNVVVTSSIQGVSRVTAAAGDAERQAFRAALRVHLGVAALATALLLGAAPVVTAFQSAPEILTPLVVIAGVLAVYGVYAPLVGYLNGRRMFTRQASLNVVAATLRTASMIGVGWFFAKNGGGIARAAGTLPGMLGATVGTVLAATGVFLLALTWTGTGAALPSGERPAGVPAAREYVRLIVPVILAQLFVQALMQADIILLGRFLSLSAVKADGAVAPGGALLEPGTAANQWIAVYRACQLFAFLPFQFLFSVTQVLFPMLAKAKKEEGDKRVAELVSRGARIGAILCGLMISVIVAMPEPLIRLAYAPEVAASGAPALRVLVLGQGAFAMLSLTTTILVSLGRERAAMGLTALALALLAGACSVLVPDAIFGKAQLIASATAVLSALSLALVVGVITARRTAGAFVPALTALRVGMCVALAAFAGLYTPPFGKLATLAVAPLLGVAYLGLLVATRELGREDLGMVLSVVRRKKG; this comes from the coding sequence ATGACCGAAGCGACCAAAGAAGCCACCGCCAACGAAGACGAGCAGAAGCGCGCGGGCCGCGGCGGCCTCGCGATGCTCGCGGCGAACGTCTACTTCCTCGTGACCGGCTTCGTGCAGCAGCCGCTCCTCCAGCGCGCGATCGGCCTCGCGGACTACGGCGCCCTCGCGCGCGTGCTCGCGGTGTCGAACGTGTTCAACAACGTCGTCGTCACGAGCTCGATCCAGGGCGTGAGCCGCGTCACCGCCGCGGCGGGTGACGCCGAGCGCCAGGCGTTCCGCGCCGCGCTCCGCGTCCACCTCGGCGTCGCCGCGCTCGCGACCGCGCTCCTGCTCGGCGCCGCGCCGGTCGTGACCGCGTTCCAGAGCGCGCCCGAGATCCTGACGCCGCTCGTCGTGATCGCGGGCGTGCTCGCGGTGTACGGCGTGTACGCGCCGCTCGTCGGGTACCTCAACGGCCGCCGCATGTTCACGCGGCAGGCGTCGCTCAACGTCGTCGCCGCCACGCTCCGCACCGCGTCGATGATCGGCGTCGGCTGGTTCTTCGCGAAGAACGGCGGCGGCATCGCGCGCGCGGCGGGCACGCTCCCCGGCATGCTCGGCGCGACGGTCGGCACCGTGCTCGCCGCCACCGGCGTGTTCCTCCTCGCGCTCACGTGGACCGGGACCGGCGCCGCGCTGCCGAGCGGCGAGCGGCCCGCCGGCGTGCCGGCCGCGCGCGAGTACGTGCGGCTCATCGTGCCCGTCATCCTCGCGCAGCTCTTCGTCCAGGCCTTGATGCAGGCCGACATCATCCTGCTCGGCCGCTTCCTCTCGCTCTCCGCGGTGAAGGCCGACGGCGCGGTCGCGCCCGGCGGCGCGCTGCTCGAGCCGGGCACCGCCGCGAACCAGTGGATCGCGGTGTACCGCGCCTGCCAGCTCTTCGCGTTCCTCCCCTTCCAGTTCCTGTTCAGCGTGACGCAGGTGCTCTTCCCGATGCTCGCGAAGGCGAAGAAGGAGGAGGGCGACAAACGCGTCGCCGAGCTCGTCTCGCGCGGCGCGCGCATCGGCGCGATCCTGTGCGGGCTCATGATCTCCGTCATCGTCGCGATGCCGGAGCCGCTCATCCGGCTCGCGTACGCGCCGGAGGTCGCGGCGTCCGGCGCGCCGGCGCTGCGCGTGCTCGTCCTCGGCCAGGGCGCGTTCGCGATGCTGAGCCTGACGACGACGATCCTGGTCAGCCTCGGCCGCGAGCGCGCGGCGATGGGGCTCACCGCGCTCGCGCTCGCGCTCCTCGCCGGCGCGTGCAGCGTCCTCGTGCCCGACGCGATCTTCGGAAAGGCGCAGCTCATCGCGTCGGCGACGGCGGTGCTCTCCGCGCTCTCGCTCGCGCTCGTCGTCGGCGTGATCACCGCGCGCCGCACCGCCGGCGCGTTCGTCCCCGCGCTCACCGCGCTCCGCGTCGGCATGTGCGTCGCGCTCGCCGCGTTCGCGGGCCTCTACACCCCGCCCTTCGGCAAGCTCGCCACCCTCGCCGTCGCCCCCCTCCTCGGCGTCGCGTACCTCGGCCTCCTCGTCGCCACGCGCGAGCTCGGACGAGAGGACCTCGGGATGGTCCTCTCGGTGGTGCGGCGGAAGAAGGGCTGA
- a CDS encoding glucose 1-dehydrogenase, translated as MNPQEKHPKPPFEDDPQSIPARESRMRDKPDHGETSYRGHGKLKDRVAIVTGGDSGIGRAVALAFAREGADVAIAYLDEHDDAKETKRLVEEAGRRALLVAGDLAEKEACHRLVDTVVDTFGRVDVLVNNAAHQGKAADTFEDLDPERVERTFKVNILAMFHLVRRALPHMKEGASIINVASIQAYQPSKEILDYAATKGAIVTFTKGLAEETIERGIRVNCVAPGPVWTPIIVQSFEKEKIADFGSRSVMKRPAQPAELAPAFVFLASDEASYVNGEVLGVTGGKPLS; from the coding sequence ATGAACCCGCAGGAGAAACACCCGAAGCCGCCGTTCGAAGACGATCCGCAGTCGATCCCGGCGCGCGAATCCAGGATGCGTGACAAACCCGACCACGGCGAGACGAGCTACCGCGGCCATGGCAAGTTGAAGGACCGCGTGGCGATCGTGACCGGCGGCGACAGCGGCATCGGGCGCGCGGTCGCGCTCGCGTTCGCGCGGGAAGGCGCCGACGTCGCGATCGCCTACCTCGACGAGCACGACGACGCGAAGGAGACCAAGCGCCTCGTCGAGGAGGCCGGCCGCCGCGCCCTCCTCGTCGCCGGCGACCTCGCCGAGAAGGAGGCCTGCCACCGTCTCGTCGATACGGTCGTCGACACGTTCGGGCGCGTCGACGTCCTCGTCAACAACGCCGCCCATCAGGGCAAGGCGGCGGACACGTTCGAGGACCTCGACCCCGAGCGCGTCGAACGCACGTTCAAGGTGAACATCCTCGCGATGTTCCACCTCGTGCGGCGCGCGCTCCCGCACATGAAGGAGGGCGCGAGCATCATCAACGTCGCGTCGATCCAGGCGTACCAGCCGTCGAAGGAGATCCTCGACTACGCCGCGACGAAGGGCGCGATCGTGACGTTCACGAAAGGCCTCGCGGAGGAGACGATCGAGCGCGGCATCCGCGTGAACTGCGTCGCGCCGGGACCGGTGTGGACGCCGATCATCGTGCAGTCGTTCGAGAAGGAGAAGATCGCCGACTTCGGATCGCGCTCCGTCATGAAGCGGCCCGCGCAGCCCGCCGAGCTCGCGCCGGCGTTCGTCTTCCTCGCGAGCGACGAGGCGAGCTACGTCAACGGCGAGGTGCTCGGCGTCACCGGCGGCAAGCCGCTGTCGTGA
- a CDS encoding sigma 54-dependent Fis family transcriptional regulator, giving the protein MPANRTIVHDGDVCKIGSHASNDIVLRDPMVSRFHCRLVREDGVWRLRDSGSMNGTKLENVRVRDADLAEGGVLGLGDSIVRIRAGAPQKEDIVPMLPSFGALVGTSMPMRRLFGLLDKIAQSDINVLIEGESGTGKELVATEIMQRSARADKPFVVVDCGAISPALIESELFGHIRGAFTGADRDRMGAFEAADGGTVFLDELGELPLELQPKLLRALEAREIRRVGETRARRVNVRVISATNRDLEREVNKGRFREDLYFRIAVISARVPPLRERLDDMLLLVRTFLSQLGVPEEERLFGQQALSEMAKHDWPGNVRELRNYVERSVVLQSASPALRRGQNGAVGVATSGPANGIDLSVPFRISKDAVIDSFERGYLSQLLEAAGGNMSKAARMAGMDRMYLHRLVQKHGLRGGRSTAPPSESLRAATPILK; this is encoded by the coding sequence ATGCCCGCGAACCGCACCATCGTGCACGACGGCGACGTCTGCAAGATCGGCTCGCACGCCTCGAACGACATCGTCCTGCGCGACCCGATGGTCTCGCGCTTCCACTGCCGCCTCGTGCGCGAGGACGGCGTGTGGCGCCTCCGCGACTCCGGCTCGATGAACGGGACGAAGCTCGAGAACGTCCGCGTCCGCGACGCCGACCTCGCGGAGGGCGGCGTGCTCGGCCTCGGCGACTCGATCGTCCGCATCCGCGCGGGCGCGCCGCAGAAGGAAGACATCGTCCCGATGCTGCCGTCGTTCGGCGCGCTCGTGGGGACGAGCATGCCGATGCGCCGCCTCTTCGGGCTTCTCGACAAGATCGCGCAAAGCGACATCAACGTCTTGATCGAGGGCGAGAGCGGCACCGGCAAGGAGCTCGTCGCGACGGAGATCATGCAGCGCAGCGCGCGCGCGGACAAACCGTTCGTCGTCGTCGACTGCGGCGCGATCAGCCCCGCGCTGATCGAGAGCGAGCTCTTCGGTCACATCCGCGGCGCGTTCACGGGCGCCGACCGCGATCGCATGGGCGCGTTCGAGGCCGCCGACGGCGGCACCGTGTTCCTCGACGAGCTCGGCGAGCTCCCGCTCGAGCTGCAGCCCAAGCTGCTGCGCGCCCTCGAGGCGCGCGAGATCCGCCGCGTCGGCGAGACCCGCGCGCGCCGGGTGAACGTCCGCGTCATCTCGGCGACGAACCGCGACCTCGAGCGCGAGGTCAACAAGGGTCGCTTCCGCGAGGACCTCTACTTCCGCATCGCCGTCATCAGCGCGCGCGTGCCCCCGCTCCGCGAGCGCCTCGACGACATGCTGCTGCTCGTCCGCACCTTCCTCTCGCAGCTCGGGGTCCCGGAGGAGGAGCGCCTCTTCGGACAGCAGGCCCTCTCCGAGATGGCGAAGCACGACTGGCCCGGCAACGTGCGCGAGCTCCGCAACTACGTCGAGCGCAGCGTCGTCCTCCAGTCGGCGAGCCCCGCGCTCCGCCGCGGTCAGAACGGCGCGGTCGGCGTCGCGACCTCCGGCCCCGCGAACGGCATCGACCTCTCGGTCCCGTTCCGCATCTCGAAGGACGCCGTGATCGACTCGTTCGAGCGCGGCTACCTCTCGCAGCTCCTCGAAGCGGCGGGCGGCAACATGAGCAAGGCCGCCCGCATGGCGGGGATGGACCGCATGTACCTCCACCGCCTCGTCCAGAAGCACGGCCTCCGCGGCGGCCGCTCCACCGCCCCGCCGAGCGAGTCGCTCCGCGCGGCGACGCCGATCCTCAAGTAG
- a CDS encoding serine/threonine protein kinase produces the protein MTCDDERVGPEKVGRYVLHAEIARGGMASVHAARVTGAEGFHRLVAAKRLHPEYAEDPEFVTMFHDEARIASRIHHPNVVPVLDVVVTGAEVMLVQEYVHGVPLSVVMRRARMALKPIPTGISVAIVAGVLAGLHAAHEARDELGTPLDVIHRDVSPQNIMLSTEGVPRLLDFGIAKARTSAHQTRPGVMKGKLSYMAPEQIKADPITRRADVYAAGVVMWELLANRRIGESMSETDYLSMLFDGTIPTLVEECSAWRRSMGQAGWKRLIALDAVVMRAISLAPGDRYATALEMAEAMCTAHPPATQADLGAWLAEVADDHMARLRRTLAQSEEEWRASSRVEAATLSRRSVAVAADPDPAEERMTVPTPRVFFPEELEAELAAVAQPSPRSVEVDESELVATAKRPPRGEDGALFVLPRSSPCLEPATPSAGFAPLAEALDSAQLAAAAAAREALESGPRLPAAAAPSSGALPASEKRRSSRDAPSSGALPAKRRDVLSDSDARLAALVDGPIVMSPFARAVAAHDSAPPESVPAMTQSGAPAAAGRRRVWPWLVAAACVFAASFVATRHVSRAPAAAPSPPASSPPAPAATVPPLPAALLEITPVATSTSAEPAATACVPAASTSSTSASSSRPPPPPPAAKPVRRECKPVWDPVKKAFTTAACRR, from the coding sequence ATGACCTGCGACGACGAGCGCGTCGGACCGGAGAAGGTCGGCCGCTACGTGCTCCACGCCGAGATCGCGCGCGGGGGCATGGCGTCGGTGCACGCCGCGCGCGTGACGGGCGCGGAGGGGTTCCATCGCCTCGTCGCGGCGAAGCGGCTCCATCCCGAATACGCGGAGGACCCCGAGTTCGTGACGATGTTCCACGACGAGGCGCGCATCGCGTCGCGGATCCATCATCCGAACGTGGTGCCGGTCCTCGACGTCGTCGTGACCGGCGCGGAGGTGATGCTCGTGCAGGAGTACGTGCACGGCGTGCCGCTCAGCGTCGTGATGCGTCGCGCGCGGATGGCGCTGAAGCCGATCCCGACCGGCATCTCCGTCGCGATCGTCGCGGGCGTGCTCGCGGGGCTCCACGCGGCGCACGAGGCGCGCGACGAGCTCGGCACGCCGCTCGACGTGATCCATCGCGACGTGTCCCCGCAGAACATCATGCTGAGCACGGAGGGCGTCCCGCGCCTCCTCGACTTCGGCATCGCGAAGGCGCGGACGAGCGCGCACCAGACGCGGCCTGGCGTGATGAAGGGCAAGCTGAGCTACATGGCGCCGGAGCAGATCAAGGCCGATCCGATCACGCGGCGCGCCGACGTCTACGCGGCCGGCGTCGTGATGTGGGAGCTCCTCGCGAACCGCCGCATCGGCGAGAGCATGAGCGAGACGGACTACCTCTCGATGCTGTTCGACGGGACGATCCCGACGCTGGTCGAGGAGTGCAGCGCGTGGCGCCGGAGCATGGGCCAGGCGGGGTGGAAGCGGTTGATCGCGCTCGACGCCGTCGTGATGCGCGCGATCTCGCTCGCGCCCGGCGACCGGTACGCGACGGCGCTCGAGATGGCGGAGGCGATGTGCACCGCGCATCCGCCCGCGACGCAGGCGGACCTCGGCGCGTGGCTCGCCGAGGTCGCGGACGACCACATGGCGAGGCTCCGCCGCACGCTCGCGCAGAGCGAGGAGGAGTGGCGCGCGAGCTCCCGCGTCGAGGCCGCCACGCTGTCGCGACGGAGCGTGGCCGTCGCCGCCGATCCCGACCCGGCCGAAGAGCGCATGACGGTCCCCACGCCTCGTGTGTTCTTCCCGGAGGAGCTGGAAGCGGAGCTCGCCGCGGTGGCGCAGCCGTCGCCGCGTTCGGTCGAGGTCGACGAGTCCGAGCTCGTCGCGACGGCGAAGCGTCCGCCGCGCGGCGAGGACGGCGCGCTCTTCGTCCTCCCACGTTCCTCGCCGTGCCTCGAGCCGGCGACCCCGAGCGCTGGGTTCGCCCCGCTCGCGGAGGCGCTCGACTCGGCCCAGCTCGCCGCCGCCGCCGCGGCGCGCGAGGCGCTCGAGTCAGGCCCTCGCTTGCCAGCCGCCGCCGCGCCGAGCTCCGGCGCGCTGCCGGCGTCCGAGAAGCGCCGCTCCTCTCGCGACGCACCGAGCTCCGGCGCGCTGCCGGCGAAGCGTCGTGACGTGCTCTCCGACTCGGATGCGCGTCTCGCCGCGCTCGTCGACGGGCCGATCGTGATGTCGCCGTTCGCGCGCGCGGTCGCGGCGCACGACTCCGCGCCGCCGGAGTCGGTGCCCGCGATGACGCAGTCGGGCGCGCCCGCGGCGGCGGGGAGGCGACGCGTGTGGCCGTGGCTCGTCGCGGCGGCGTGTGTCTTCGCCGCCAGCTTCGTGGCGACACGTCACGTCTCGCGCGCCCCAGCGGCGGCGCCCTCCCCTCCCGCGTCGTCGCCGCCGGCGCCGGCGGCGACCGTGCCGCCGCTGCCCGCCGCGCTGCTCGAGATCACGCCCGTCGCGACCTCCACCTCCGCCGAGCCGGCCGCGACCGCGTGCGTCCCCGCGGCGAGCACATCGAGCACGTCGGCGTCGAGCTCACGACCGCCGCCGCCGCCGCCGGCCGCGAAGCCGGTGCGCCGCGAGTGCAAGCCGGTGTGGGATCCGGTGAAGAAGGCCTTCACGACAGCGGCTTGCCGCCGGTGA